A single Anopheles arabiensis isolate DONGOLA chromosome 2, AaraD3, whole genome shotgun sequence DNA region contains:
- the LOC120897893 gene encoding yrdC domain-containing protein, mitochondrial — protein sequence MFFSNILSSVLTRVVVSSMKQTHKHRYSTRTRQNYTDANRRPYTLRYAPKDVKEQESKVISTNRKDAKAIAVAKLQAGEVIAIPTDTVYGLTCSANNPEAIHRLYNIKGRHELKPVAICVASIEDVRQWGETDHLNDELLGELFPGAVTLVVRRSSKLNNPALNPGVANIGIRITENKFIQHVCEAFQQPIALTSANKSSSKSTLNVEEFKELWCELGAVFDGGQLGLSEEQRAASTVIDLSEPERYKIIRWGVSVEKIIKTVERHNFRAVE from the coding sequence ATGTTTTTCAGCAACATTCTTAGTAGTGTACTCACGCGCGTAGTAGTAAGCAgtatgaaacaaacacacaaacacaggtaCAGTACTCGTACTCGTCAAAACTATACCGACGCTAACAGAAGACCGTACACATTGCGGTACGCACCGAAAGATGTGAAGGAGCAGGAGTCGAAGGTAATATCGACTAACCGTAAGGATGCAAAAGCGATAGCAGTGGCAAAGCTACAGGCAGGTGAAGTGATTGCAATTCCCACAGATACCGTGTATGGGCTTACCTGCAGTGCCAACAATCCGGAAGCAATACACCGGTTGTACAATATTAAGGGCCGGCATGAGCTAAAACCCGTCGCCATTTGTGTGGCCAGCATAGAGGATGTGCGGCAGTGGGGCGAAACGGACCATCTAAATGATGAGCTTTTGGGTGAACTTTTCCCCGGAGCGGTAACGCTCGTGGTGCGAAGATCGTCGAAATTAAACAATCCCGCACTGAACCCGGGTGTGGCAAACATTGGCATAAGAATTACCGAAAACAAATTCATACAGCATGTGTGTGAAGCGTTTCAGCAGCCGATAGCACTGACCAGTGCTAACAAAAGCTCCAGCAAAAGCACACTGAATGTGGAAGAGTTTAAAGAACTGTGGTGTGAGCTGGGGGCCGTGTTCGATGGAGGTCAGTTAGGTTTGTCGGAGGAGCAAAGGGCCGCATCCACGGTGATCGATCTATCCGAACCGGAGCGCTACAAGATCATTCGTTGGGGTGTTTCAGTggaaaaaattattaaaacagTTGAAAGGCATAACTTTCGAGCAGTGGAGTAG
- the LOC120897895 gene encoding DNA-directed RNA polymerase III subunit RPC10 encodes MLMFCPTCGNLLLVEESTDSLRFSCNTCPYICKIRRTISSRIYPTLKEVDHVMGGSAAWENVDSTDAVCPSCSHNRAYFMQMQTRSADEPMTTFYKCCNQTCGHNWRD; translated from the exons ATGTTGATGTTCTGTCCCACATGCGGTAATCTACTGCTGGTGGAAGAGAGCACCGACTCGCTCAGGTTTTCCTGCAACACGTGTCCTTACATCTGCAAGATCCGGAGAACTATTTCCAGCCGCATCTACCCCACGCTGAAG GAGGTAGACCATGTGATGGGCGGTTCCGCAGCATGGGAGAACGTTGACTCAACCGATGCCGTATGCCCTTCCTGCTCACATAATCGAGCTTACTTTATGCAAATGCAGACCCGTTCGGCGGACGAACCGATGACCACGTTTTACAAATGCTGCAACCAAACGTGTGGTCATAATTGGCGCGATTAA
- the LOC120897894 gene encoding mitochondrial inner membrane protease subunit 2, whose translation MRFPTFLKSLLLGVPVGVTLLDCVGYVARVEGVSMQPALNPDATVTDYVFLSRWAVRNMDVQRGDIISLISPKDPTQKIIKRVVALQGDVISTLGYKLPYVTVPEGHCWVEGDHTGNSLDSNTFGPVSLGLVTARATQIVWPPSRWQQLPSTVPKTREPIAMGKRPAAVASSRSVNNSSSSSSNPIGEVH comes from the exons ATGCGGTTCCCAACCTTCCTCAAATCGCTGCTGCTCGGTGTCCCAGTCGGGGTCACCCTGCTCGACTGTGTTGGGTATGTGGCACGGGTCGAAGGTGTTTCGATGCAGCCGGCCCTGAATCCGGATGCCACCGTCACGGATTATGTGTTCCTGTCACGCTGGGCCGTGCGCAACATGGACGTGCAGCGCGGGGACATCATCTCGCTCATCTCACCGAAGGATCCGACCCAGAAGATTATCAAACGCGTCGTCGCACTGCAGGGAGATGTGATCTCCACCCTAGGCTATAAGCTACCGTACGTGACGGTCCCGGAAGGACATTGCTGGGTTGAAGGGGATCATACAG GTAATTCACTAGATAGCAATACGTTCGGTCCCGTCTCACTAGGACTGGTAACTGCCCGGGCAACACAGATCGTTTGGCCACCATCCCGCTGGCAACAGTTGCCCTCGACCGTACCAAAGACGAGAGAGCCGATTGCGATGGGCAAACGGCCGGCTGCAGTAGCCAGCAGTAGATCCGTTaacaatagcagcagcagcagtagcaatcCAATAGGAGAAGTGCATTGA
- the LOC120893475 gene encoding poly(A)-specific ribonuclease PARN-like isoform X1: MDITKQNFLEQLPSIREAIQNATFFAMDCEFTGLASDRTIFPFDTPEEVYLKMVENSPPYIIVQFGLCAFRVEPPGEEEEEEEKKDGQPRVSYQCYNFYCYPKGRTNVFSCQGESMRFLADNGFDFNRLFREGLSYANETEEQRYRADLKDRQATRAANILAAAESDLTEEEPKVGEVNDVNMIPVPPEHQQQVDDTAASIEEFLQSDRQELIVGSCNAFQRKLIYQMIEQRYQRKVSTSTVSLENNQKAIKVERKRSTEEEQALDEQRRTRENDDLETNVGLSLVLQELAKARKLIIGHNMLLDLFYVLRQFFKPLPADYQEFKKLTKEYFPLLLDTKYLCTNAEIKVNVNSSVLAHVYDAVSKAPFSIPTVHPELPDYQYSVDDEKKHEAGYDAYLTGLCFLGLVSKFKANLLQLPKDPNLKHYLNRIFITRLTDVNYIYLNGKEPTQTREHIFYATFPETWRTGDIQNKFKPFGPVHVSWLDNTSAFVALHNRSAASSVLKMIGYHSGFKVYNFAQFTQMKLQRPGAKRGRNGSSSASPGEDPGVRSAQPVNQRPSGEEKGQKEGKKIERPQTITTAAKRKGTDEATPPTNEADKDATAAKDDEHENDEDNGGGWRTVKKARKTFTDNNDW, translated from the exons aTGGATATCACCAAGCAAA ATTTCCTCGAACAACTCCCGTCGATAAGGGAAGCGATACAGAATGCAACGTTCTTTGCGATGGACTGTGAGTTCACTGGACTTGCCTCGGATCGTACCATTTTCCCCTTCGATACGCCGGAAGAAGTGTATCTGAAGATGGTGGAAAACAGCCCCCCGTACATCATCGTACAGTTCGGGCTGTGTGCGTTCCGGGTTGAACCACccggcgaggaggaggaggaggaggagaagaaggatgGTCAACCGCGCGTATCCTACCAGTGTTACAACTTCTACTGCTATCCCAAGGGCCGCACGAATGTGTTCAGCTGTCAGGGCGAGAGTATGCGCTTCCTCGCCGACAATGGGTTCGACTTTAATCGTCTCTTCCGCGAAGGACTTTCGTACGCTAACGAAACGGAGGAGCAACGCTATCGGGCGGATTTGAAAGACCGGCAAGCTACGCGGGCGGCCAACATTCTCGCTGCGGCGGAGAGTGACCTGACGGAGGAAGAACCGAAGGTGGGGGAAGTGAACGATGTCAACATGATACCGGTGCCTCCCGAACACCAGCAACAGGTGGACGATACGGCGGCCAGTATTGAGGAGTTTTTGCAGTCCGATCGGCAGGAGCTGATCGTCGGGAGTTGCAATGCGTTCCAGCGGAAGCTCATCTATCAGATGATCGAGCAACGGTACCAGCGAAAGGTGTCCACTTCGACGGTTTCGCTCGAGAACAACCAGAAAGCGATCAAGGTGGAACGGAAACGTTCGACGGAAGAGGAGCAGGCGCTGGATGAGCAGCGGCGAACGCGCGAGAACGACGATCTCGAGACAAACGTAGGGTTGTCGCTGGTGCTGCAAGAGCTGGCAAAGGCACGGAAACTAATCATTGGCCACAATATGCTGCTGGATTTGTTCTACGTGCTGCGCCAATTCTTTAAACCACTGCCGGCGGACTATCAAGAGTTTAAGAAGCTGACGAAGGAATATTTCCCACT TCTTCTAGATACCAAGTATCTGTGCACGAATGCGGAGATTAAGGTGAATGTCAACTCCTCCGTACTAGCACACGTGTACGATGCGGTAAGCAAGGCACCATTCTCGATCCCTACGGTGCATCCCGAGCTACCGGATTATCAGTACAGCGTGGATGACGAGAAAAAGCACGAAGCAGGCTACGATGCTTACCTCACGGGGTTATGTTTCTTGGGGCTGGTTAGCAAATTCAAAGCCAATCTGCTGCAACTTCCCAAAGATCCCAACTTGAAACACTATCTAAACAG AATTTTCATCACCCGCCTAACCGATGTGAACTATATTTATCTGAACGGGAAAGAAC CCACACAAACGCGGGAACATATCTTCTACGCAACGTTCCCAGAAACCTGGCGCACCGGGGACATCCAGAACAAGTTCAAACCGTTCGGCCCCGTGCACGTTAGCTGGCTGGACAATACGTCCGCGTTTGTGGCATTGCACAACCGTAGTGCCGCGAGCTCGGTGCTGAAAATGATCGGCTATCACTCCGGCTTCAAAGTGTACAACTTTGCACAGTTTACGCAAATGAAACTGCAA CGCCCTGGAGCTAAACGAGGACGAAACGGTTCGAGTAGTGCTAGCCCCGGAGAAGATCCAGGAGTTCGAAGCGCACAACCAGTCAATCAACGGCCGAGCGGGGaagaaaaaggacaaaaagaaggcaaaaaaataGAGCGTCCGCAAACGATCACCACTGCCGCCAAGCGGAAGGGTACGGATGAGGCAACGCCGCCTACGAACGAGGCGGACAAggatgctactgctgccaaGGACGACGAGCACGAAAACGACGAAGACAACGGTGGCGGCTGGAGAACGGTTAAAAAGGCGCGCAAAACATTCACCGATAATAACGATTGGTAG
- the LOC120893475 gene encoding poly(A)-specific ribonuclease PARN-like isoform X2, whose protein sequence is MDITKQNFLEQLPSIREAIQNATFFAMDCEFTGLASDRTIFPFDTPEEVYLKMVENSPPYIIVQFGLCAFRVEPPGEEEEEEEKKDGQPRVSYQCYNFYCYPKGRTNVFSCQGESMRFLADNGFDFNRLFREGLSYANETEEQRYRADLKDRQATRAANILAAAESDLTEEEPKVGEVNDVNMIPVPPEHQQQVDDTAASIEEFLQSDRQELIVGSCNAFQRKLIYQMIEQRYQRKVSTSTVSLENNQKAIKVERKRSTEEEQALDEQRRTRENDDLETNVGLSLVLQELAKARKLIIGHNMLLDLFYVLRQFFKPLPADYQEFKKLTKEYFPLLLDTKYLCTNAEIKVNVNSSVLAHVYDAVSKAPFSIPTVHPELPDYQYSVDDEKKHEAGYDAYLTGLCFLGLVSKFKANLLQLPKDPNLKHYLNRIFITRLTDVNYIYLNGKEPTQTREHIFYATFPETWRTGDIQNKFKPFGPVHVSWLDNTSAFVALHNRSAASSVLKMIGYHSGFKVYNFAQFTQMKLALELNEDETVRVVLAPEKIQEFEAHNQSINGRAGKKKDKKKAKK, encoded by the exons aTGGATATCACCAAGCAAA ATTTCCTCGAACAACTCCCGTCGATAAGGGAAGCGATACAGAATGCAACGTTCTTTGCGATGGACTGTGAGTTCACTGGACTTGCCTCGGATCGTACCATTTTCCCCTTCGATACGCCGGAAGAAGTGTATCTGAAGATGGTGGAAAACAGCCCCCCGTACATCATCGTACAGTTCGGGCTGTGTGCGTTCCGGGTTGAACCACccggcgaggaggaggaggaggaggagaagaaggatgGTCAACCGCGCGTATCCTACCAGTGTTACAACTTCTACTGCTATCCCAAGGGCCGCACGAATGTGTTCAGCTGTCAGGGCGAGAGTATGCGCTTCCTCGCCGACAATGGGTTCGACTTTAATCGTCTCTTCCGCGAAGGACTTTCGTACGCTAACGAAACGGAGGAGCAACGCTATCGGGCGGATTTGAAAGACCGGCAAGCTACGCGGGCGGCCAACATTCTCGCTGCGGCGGAGAGTGACCTGACGGAGGAAGAACCGAAGGTGGGGGAAGTGAACGATGTCAACATGATACCGGTGCCTCCCGAACACCAGCAACAGGTGGACGATACGGCGGCCAGTATTGAGGAGTTTTTGCAGTCCGATCGGCAGGAGCTGATCGTCGGGAGTTGCAATGCGTTCCAGCGGAAGCTCATCTATCAGATGATCGAGCAACGGTACCAGCGAAAGGTGTCCACTTCGACGGTTTCGCTCGAGAACAACCAGAAAGCGATCAAGGTGGAACGGAAACGTTCGACGGAAGAGGAGCAGGCGCTGGATGAGCAGCGGCGAACGCGCGAGAACGACGATCTCGAGACAAACGTAGGGTTGTCGCTGGTGCTGCAAGAGCTGGCAAAGGCACGGAAACTAATCATTGGCCACAATATGCTGCTGGATTTGTTCTACGTGCTGCGCCAATTCTTTAAACCACTGCCGGCGGACTATCAAGAGTTTAAGAAGCTGACGAAGGAATATTTCCCACT TCTTCTAGATACCAAGTATCTGTGCACGAATGCGGAGATTAAGGTGAATGTCAACTCCTCCGTACTAGCACACGTGTACGATGCGGTAAGCAAGGCACCATTCTCGATCCCTACGGTGCATCCCGAGCTACCGGATTATCAGTACAGCGTGGATGACGAGAAAAAGCACGAAGCAGGCTACGATGCTTACCTCACGGGGTTATGTTTCTTGGGGCTGGTTAGCAAATTCAAAGCCAATCTGCTGCAACTTCCCAAAGATCCCAACTTGAAACACTATCTAAACAG AATTTTCATCACCCGCCTAACCGATGTGAACTATATTTATCTGAACGGGAAAGAAC CCACACAAACGCGGGAACATATCTTCTACGCAACGTTCCCAGAAACCTGGCGCACCGGGGACATCCAGAACAAGTTCAAACCGTTCGGCCCCGTGCACGTTAGCTGGCTGGACAATACGTCCGCGTTTGTGGCATTGCACAACCGTAGTGCCGCGAGCTCGGTGCTGAAAATGATCGGCTATCACTCCGGCTTCAAAGTGTACAACTTTGCACAGTTTACGCAAATGAAACT CGCCCTGGAGCTAAACGAGGACGAAACGGTTCGAGTAGTGCTAGCCCCGGAGAAGATCCAGGAGTTCGAAGCGCACAACCAGTCAATCAACGGCCGAGCGGGGaagaaaaaggacaaaaagaaggcaaaaaaataG
- the LOC120893476 gene encoding venom acid phosphatase Acph-1, which yields MYYLSRRVLIMLTCSVLITTIVFFTAYGVYGAPSSAEDLSHEDGDAELLDHLGRRPGLELKQVHVFFRHGQRTPADTYPKDPYVNFTFEPYDWGQLTNKGKYSVYEQIGLWLRERYGRFVGATYRAKNVHVQTTGVSRTQMSMQLVLAGLFPPQGTALQWNRRLDWQPIPYFSEPLSQDTLLLVRVSCPRYTETVQESFQMPEIKALMNANKQLYENLTRITGLTIATPDDVQSLFSTLKAESEFGLKLPAWTKEYYPHKLLPLTKKSYALNVYTDEMKRLKGGPFLRKTLNEWEALIANPTGSHKKILLYAGHDSTVVNILSALKVWDETVLPDYGVMGVLELYRDVSTGQYSVTVGQKQLGQPLQRLAIPGCTEVCPIEKLKTVLKTTIPTDWKKDCVAKDPTVVEPPPSGP from the exons ATGTATTATTTGAGCCGCCGCGTGCTAATCATGCTGACGTGCAGTGTGCTGATCACGACGATCGTCTTCTTTACCGCATACGGCGTGTACGGTGCTCCCTCGTCTGCGGAGGACCTTTCGCATGAGGACGGCGATGCGGAGCTGCTGGACCATCTGGGGCGTCGGCCCGGCCTGGAGCTGAAGCAGGTGCATGTG TTTTTCCGCCACGGACAGCGTACCCCGGCCGACACCTATCCGAAAGATCCGTACGTGAACTTTACCTTCGAACCGTACGACTGGGGACAGCTGACGAAT AAAGGCAAATACTCAGTCTACGAACAGATCGGTCTTTGGCTTCGCGAGCGCTATGGCCGCTTTGTCGGTGCGACCTACCGTGCCAAGAACGTGCACGTCCAAACGACCGGTGTCTCGCGCACCCAGATGTCGATGCAGCTCGTGCTGGCTGGGTTGTTCCCGCCGCAAGGTACGGCACTCCAGTGGAACCGACGGCTCGATTGGCAACCGATACCGTACTTCAGTGAGCCGCTGAGTCAGGATACG CTTCTGCTAGTTCGCGTGTCCTGCCCGAGGTACACCGAAACCGTGCAGGAATCGTTCCAGATGCCGGAAATTAAAGCTCTTATGAACGCTAACAAACAGCTGTATGAGAATCTCACGCGCATCACGGGCCTCACGAtagcgactccggacgacgtACAGTCGCTCTTCAGTACGCTAAAAGCGGAG TCCGAGTTTGGTCTGAAGCTACCCGCCTGGACGAAGGAATACTACCCGCAcaagctgctgccgctgaCGAAGAAAAGCTACGCCCTGAACGTCTACACCGACGAGATGAAACGGCTCAAGGGTGGTCCGTTCCTGCGGAAAACGCTCAACGAATGGGAAGCACTCATCGCCAACCCGACCGGTTCGCACAAAAAGATTCTCCTGTACGCCGGTCACGATTCGACGGTGGTTAACATTCTGTCCGCGCTGAAGGTTTGGGACGAGACGGTGCTGCCCGATTACGGTGTGATGGGTGTGCTGGAGCTGTACCGTGATGTCAGCACCGGACAGTACAGTGTTACCGTGGGCCAGAAGCAGCTCGGACAGCCGCTGCAACGACTCGCGATCCCTGGCTGCACGGAGGTGTGTCCGATTGAGAAACTAAAGACGGTGCTGAAGACGACCATCCCGACCGACTGGAAGAAGGACTGTGTGGCGAAAGATCCCACCGTCGTTGAACCGCCACCGTCCGGCCCTTAG
- the LOC120893477 gene encoding E3 SUMO-protein ligase MMS21-like, with translation MNMLEANMRKVSDSLNSTVRLAAEFGDESLKDLKLYTSLVEKLCEIDSKMNTHRKALAESYAEQTVECFDQRYETSIDRKKPQVRGHKRYKDFVQYAKPLLNPSLQGQPSQNDNDDDDDGDLVMEADVGNMVDPISKRPLEVPVRNKQCNHVYEKSVIENLLKQNPRTRCPVMGCAAQGYVQQHLLEVDVRLQQQLIQTRSVFT, from the exons ATGAACATGCTTGAAGCCAACATGCGTAAGGTTAGCGATAGCCTGAACAGCACCGTCCGATTGGCGGCAGAGTTTGGTGATGAAT CATTAAAAGATTTAAAGCTTTATACCAGTCTGGTGGAAAAGCTGTGCGAAATTGACAGCAAAATGAACACCCACCGGAAGGCGCTAGCGGAATCCTACGCAGAGCAAACCGTGGAATGCTTCGACCAG CGCTATGAAACGAGTATAGATCGGAAGAAACCCCAGGTCCGGGGGCACAAACGCTACAAGGACTTTGTGCAGTACGCCAAACCGCTGCTCAATCCATCGCTGCAAGGCCAGCCCTCCCAAAACgacaatgacgatgatgatgatggcgatttGGTGATGGAGGCCGACGTGGGCAATATGGTCGACCCGATCTCGAAGCGCCCGCTGGAGGTGCCGGTGCGCAACAAGCAGTGCAATCACGTGTACGAAAAGAGCGTCATCGAGAATCTGTTGAAGCAGAACCCGCGTACCCGCTGCCCGGTGATGGGCTGCGCAGCGCAAGGATACGTTCAGCAGCATTTGCTAGAGGTTGACGTTagattgcagcagcagctcattcAAACCCGGTCGGTGTTTACCTAA
- the LOC120894462 gene encoding elongation factor 1-alpha: MGKEKTHINIVVIGHVDSGKSTTTGHLIYKCGGIDKRTIEKFEKEAQEMGKGSFKYAWVLDKLKAERERGITIDIALWKFETSKYYVTIIDAPGHRDFIKNMITGTSQADCAVLIVAAGTGEFEAGISKNGQTREHALLAFTLGVKQLIVGVNKMDSTEPPYNEARFEEIKKEVSSYIKKIGYNPAAVAFVPISGWHGDNMLEPSTKMPWFKGWAIERKEGKADGKCLIEALDAILPPSRPTDKPLRLPLQDVYKIGGIGTVPVGRVETGVLKPGTVVVFAPVNLTTEVKSVEMHHEALQEAVPGDNVGFNVKNVSVKELRRGYVAGDSKNAPPKGAADFTAQVIVLNHPGQISNGYTPVLDCHTAHIACKFSEIKEKVDRRSGKSTEDNPKFIKSGDAAIVILVPSKPLCVESFQEFPPLGRFAVRDMRQTVAVGVIKAVSFKDAAGGKVTKAAEKATKGKK; encoded by the coding sequence ATGGGTAAGGAGAAGACTCATATTAACATCGTCGTCATCGGACACGTCGACTCTGGCAAGTCGACCACCACCGGCCATTTGATCTACAAATGCGGCGGTATCGACAAGCGTACGATTGAGAAGTTCGAGAAGGAAGCTCAGGAGATGGGCAAGGGCTCGTTCAAGTACGCCTGGGTGCTGGACAAGCTGAAGGCCGAGCGCGAGCGTGGTATCACCATCGATATTGCGCTGTGGAAGTTCGAAACCTCCAAGTACTACGTCACCATCATCGACGCCCCCGGACATCGTGATTTCATCAAGAACATGATCACGGGAACGTCGCAGGCCGATTGTGCCGTGCTGATCGTCGCCGCCGGTACCGGCGAGTTCGAGGCCGGTATCTCGAAGAACGGACAGACCCGCGAGCACGCCCTGCTTGCCTTCACCCTCGGCGTGAAGCAGCTGATTGTCGGCGTCAACAAGATGGACTCGACCGAGCCGCCGTACAACGAGGCCCGCTTCGAGGAAATCAAGAAGGAGGTGTCGTCGTACATCAAGAAGATCGGCTACAACCCGGCCGCCGTCGCGTTCGTCCCGATCTCGGGCTGGCACGGCGACAACATGCTGGAACCGTCCACCAAGATGCCGTGGTTCAAGGGATGGGCCATCGAGCGCAAGGAGGGTAAGGCCGACGGCAAGTGCCTGATCGAGGCCCTGGACGCCATCCTGCCCCCGAGCCGCCCGACCGACAAGCCGCTGCGTCTGCCGCTGCAGGACGTGTACAAAATCGGCGGTATCGGAACGGTACCGGTCGGCCGTGTGGAAACCGGTGTGCTGAAGCCCGGTACCGTGGTCGTGTTCGCCCCGGTGAACCTCACCACTGAAGTTAAGTCGGTGGAGATGCACCACGAAGCCCTGCAGGAGGCCGTGCCCGGAGACAACGTTGGCTTCAACGTCAAGAACGTGTCGGTGAAGGAGCTGCGTCGTGGCTACGTCGCCGGTGACTCGAAGAACGCCCCGCCCAAGGGCGCCGCCGACTTCACTGCCCAGGTCATCGTGCTGAACCACCCGGGACAGATCAGCAACGGATACACCCCGGTGCTGGATTGCCACACCGCTCACATTGCGTGCAAGTTCTCCGAGATCAAGGAGAAGGTCGATCGTCGTTCCGGCAAGTCGACCGAGGACAACCCCAAGTTCATCAAGTCGGGTGATGCCGCCATCGTCATCCTGGTGCCGTCGAAGCCGCTGTGCGTCGAGTCCTTCCAGGAGTTCCCGCCGCTCGGCCGTTTCGCCGTGCGTGACATGCGACAGACCGTCGCCGTCGGTGTCATCAAGGCAGTCAGCTTCAAGGATGCTGCCGGTGGCAAGGTCACCAAGGCCGCTGAGAAGGCCACCAAGGGCAAGAAATAG
- the LOC120894463 gene encoding C-type lectin 37Da-like, with protein MARPLLSPIILLFMVSTLFRLSASNRDAIGYRVLQQKSYYLGTTFRLNWHKAAAFCRSQGLFLVSINSQSQLDEVIEYINKSGFFNANESNLQLWTSGNDLGEKNQFLWTSTGERITFNQWTQGEPNHAQVGNCTVEHCVVLQHYQNGLGATYSFDDRACEWQYYFMCESLDC; from the exons ATGGCCCGTCCCCTACTATCTCCGATTATTTTGCTCTTCATGGTATCCACACTATTTCGCTTATCTGCCAGTAATCGTGATGCGATAGGTTATAGAGTTTTGCAGCAGAAATCGTACTACCTCGGTACCACATTCAGG CTAAACTGGCATAAGGCAGCCGCTTTCTGCCGATCGCAAGGACTCTTCCTGGTGTCAATTAACAGCCAGTCACAGCTAGATGAAGTGATTGAGTACATCAACAAAAGTGGATTCTTTAATGCGAACGAGAGCAACCTGCAACTGTGGACATCGGGCAATGATTTGGGAGAGAAAAATCAATTCCTCTGGACGTCGACCGGTGAGCGGATCACGTTTAATCAATGGACCCAGGGTGAACCAAATCATGCTCAGGTGGGCAACTGTACAGTGGAGCATTGTGTAGTGCTGCAGCACTACCAAAACGGTCTCGGTGCTACCTATTCGTTTGATGATAGAGCATGTGAATGGCAATACTATTTCATGTGCGAATCCTTAGATTGTTAG
- the LOC120894468 gene encoding C-type lectin 37Db-like, whose translation METKRLANWVAILLSFLAIGLISTHDTSELCHGKYYFGNTFKINWYKATHYCRSRGMFLVSINNHAQLNDVIKCIQKSGHMNLNNDLDMWTSGNDLGEEGQFFFSSTGERVTFNRWDKGEPNNARHGMCLYENCVTLHFKLHSVNYTFGDRPCGKEKLFMCEAL comes from the exons ATGGAAACGAAACGCTTGGCCAACTGGGTGGCGATTCTGCTCAGCTTCCTGGCAATTGGATTGATCAGCACACATGATACGTCCGAGTTATGCCACGGGAAGTACTACTTCGGCAACACATTTAAG ATCAACTGGTATAAGGCGACGCATTACTGTAGATCCCGCGGCATGTTTCTGGTATCGATCAACAATCATGCACAGCTGAACGATGTGATCAAGTGCATCCAGAAGAGCGGACACATGAACCTGAACAACGACCTGGACATGTGGACGTCCGGTAACGATCTCGGGGAGGAAGGGCAGTTCTTCTTCTCTTCGACCGGCGAACGGGTGACGTTCAATCGGTGGGACAAAGGTGAACCGAACAATGCGAGGCACGGAATGTGCTTATACGAGAATTGTGTCACGCTGCACTTCAAATTGCATTCCGTCAACTACACGTTCGGCGATAGGCCTTgcgggaaggaaaaattaTTCATGTGTGAAGCGTTGTAG
- the LOC120894466 gene encoding C-type lectin 37Db-like, which produces METKRLANAWVAILLSFLAVGLISTHQDVDTSELCLGKYYFGNTFKINWYKATDYCRSRGMFLVSINNHAQLNDVIRCIQKSGHLNLNNDLDMWTSGNDLGEEGQFFFSSTGERVTFNRWDKGEPNNARHGMCLYENCVTLHFKLHSVNYTLGDRPCGKEKFFMCETL; this is translated from the exons ATGGAAACGAAACGCTTGGCCAACGCTTGGGTGGCGATTCTGCTCAGCTTCCTGGCAGTTGGGTTGATCAGCACACATCAAGACGTTGATACGTCCGAGTTATGCCTCGGGAAGTACTACTTCGGCAACACATTTAAG ATCAACTGGTATAAGGCGACAGATTACTGTAGATCCCGCGGCATGTTTCTGGTGTCGATCAACAATCATGCACAGCTGAACGATGTGATCAGGTGCATCCAGAAGAGCGGACACCTGAACCTGAACAACGACCTGGACATGTGGACGTCCGGTAACGATCTCGGGGAGGAAGGGCAGTTCTTCTTCTCTTCGACCGGCGAACGGGTGACGTTCAATCGGTGGGACAAAGGTGAACCGAACAATGCGAGGCACGGAATGTGCTTATACGAGAATTGTGTCACGCTGCACTTCAAATTGCATTCCGTCAACTACACTTTGGGCGATAGGCCTTgcgggaaggaaaaattcTTCATGTGTGAAACGTTGTAG